A window of the Salarias fasciatus chromosome 7, fSalaFa1.1, whole genome shotgun sequence genome harbors these coding sequences:
- the pus7 gene encoding pseudouridylate synthase 7 homolog isoform X1, whose protein sequence is MWENAAVTATRFLSNVVRHTSRVFARWKTISVSEIQPRLSPRLYKQLALMAESEPTPLPAQVGEKRGCPEDEEQNTPSKKTKVEEDHKNGGHPTRDEEEGLGGEEEGDGEEEEGETFADMMKHGLTELDVGILKYVSDHEGFSGILKERYSDFVVHEINKQGKVVHLDDLSIPAEAEDVPETEEQPKECDVLTDEQKKQLTELQLFTNKEDNVSIEVMDDTKEKRTLVHKAIKSQFPGLETKTEEKEGRKYIVAYHAAGKKALAEVKTTAAPRKHFWPKNRGSYCHFVLYKENKDTMDAINVLSKFLRTRPNMFSYMGTKDKRAITVQEIAVLKITAERLAHLNKCLMNLKLGNFSYKNHPLKLGELQGNHFTVVIRNISGSDEQVHQSMTSLKQTGFINYFGMQRFGTTAVPTQQVGRAILKNDWNQVVDLILKPRPGAEKGFLVRCREEWAKTQDPEAALKKLPNKRCVEGQLLRGLSMYGKKNIITAFGLIPRNNRLMYIHSYQSVVWNTMVSRRIEAFGLKAVEGDLVLEGTTARALSAEEAEKHSIHDIVMPLPGFDVIYPSHHVGKGYRELLAADGLDIDNMRHKVKDYSLAGAYRRVLIRPTDVSWKVIQYDDPKISLVHSDFEILENKPAPVFNSEGKYRALRMEFSLPPSTYATMAIREVLKLDTSIKKQTQLNTTWFN, encoded by the exons ATGTGGGAAAACGCTGCCGTGACTGCCACTCGGTTCCTTTCGAACGTCGTGAGACACAC ATCCCGTGTCTTTGCAAGGTGGAAAACAATAAGTGTGTCCGAGATCCAACCCCGCCTTTCGCCACGTCTCTACAAACA GTTGGCTTTGATGGCAGAATCAGAGCCCACTCCTCTCCCTGCCCAGGTCGGTGAGAAGAGAGGCTGtccagaggatgaagagcaAAATACACCATCCAAGAAGACGAAAGTTGAAGAAGATCACAAAAATGGTGGCCATCCGACCCGAGACGAAGAGGAAGGActtggaggtgaagaggagggcgatggggaggaggaggagggtgagacCTTTGCTGATATGATGAAGCACGGCCTCACTGAGCTGGATGTTGGCATCCTCAAATATGTCAGTGACCACGAGGGTTTCTCAGGAATCCTGAAAGAAAG ataTTCAGATTTTGTTGTGCACGAAATCAACAAACAAGGCAAGGTGGTGCATTTGGATGACCTCTCTATcccagcagaggctgag GATGTCCCAGAAACTGAAGAACAGCCCAAAGAATGTGATGTACTGACTGATGAGCAGAAAAAGCAGCTCACTGAACTGCAGCTATTCACTAATAAAGAGGACAACGTTTCCATTGAG GTGATGGATGATACAAAAGAAAAACGTACACTTGTCCACAAAGCCATCAAGTCTCAGTTTCCTGGACttgaaacaaagacagaagaaaaagagggaCGCAAGTATATTGTGGCATATCACGCTGCGGGGAAGAAGGCTTTGGCAG AAGTCAAAACAACTGCAG CTCCCCGGAAACACTTTTGGCCAAAAAACCGTGGCAGCTACTGCCACTTTGTCCTGTacaaggaaaacaaagacacaatgGATGCCATCAATGTCCTGTCCAAATTCCTCAG GACAAGACCCAACATGTTTTCCTACATGGGAACCAAGGACAAGAGGGCCATCACAGTGCAAGAGATTGCAGTGCTCAA GATCACCGCAGAGAGGCTGGCCCACCTCAATAAGTGCCTCATGAACCTCAAACTTGGAAACTTTAGCTACAAAAACCACCCTCTAAAGCTGGGGGAGCTGCAGGGAAACCACTTCACTGTCGTCATCAG GAACATCTCAGGGAGTGATGAGCAGGTCCACCAGTCCATGACGTCCCTCAAGCAGACCGGCTTCATCAACTACTTCGGGATGCAGCGCTTTGGCACCACGGCCGTTCCCACTCAGCAGGTTGGCag GGCTATTCTGAAAAACGACTGGAACCAGGTTGTAGATTTAATACTGAAGCCTCGACCTGGAg cagagaaagGCTTTCTGGTGCGCTGCAGGGAGGAGTGGGCGAAGACTCAGGATCCAGAGGCGGCGCTGAAGAAACTGCCGAACAAGCGCTGCGTGGAGGGACAGCTGCTGAGAGGCCTGTCGATGTACGGCAAGAAAAACATCATCACTGCCTTTGGCCTG ATTCCTCGTAACAACCGCTTGATGTACATCCACAGCTACCAGAGCGTGGTGTGGAACACCATGGTGAGCCGCAGAATCGAAGCCTTCGGCCTCAAGGCTGTGGAAGGAGACCTGGTGCTGGAAGGAA CCACAGCACGTGCGCtgtctgcagaggaagctgagAAACACTCCATCCACGACATCGTCATGCCACTTCCTGGATTTGACGTCATCTACCCCTCTCACCACG TTGGTAAAGGCTacagagagctgctggctgcagacggGCTGGACATCGACAACATGAGACACAAAGTGAAGGACTACTCCCTGGCTGGAGCGTACCGACGCGTTCTCATCAGGCCCACGGATGTCAGCTG GAAGGTGATCCAGTACGATGACCCCAAGATCTCTCTGGTCCACAGTGACTTTGAGATCCTGGAGAACAAACCAGCCCCGGTCTTCAACAGCG AGGGGAAGTATCGCGCTCTGCGGATGGAGTTCTCCCTGCCTCCGTCGACCTACGCCACCATGGCCATCAGGGAGGTCCTCAAGCTCGACACGAGCATCAAGAAGCAGACTCAGCTCAACACCACCTGGTTCAACTGA
- the pus7 gene encoding pseudouridylate synthase 7 homolog isoform X2: protein MWENAAVTATRFLSNVVRHTSRVFARWKTISVSEIQPRLSPRLYKQLALMAESEPTPLPAQVGEKRGCPEDEEQNTPSKKTKVEEDHKNGGHPTRDEEEGLGGEEEGDGEEEEGETFADMMKHGLTELDVGILKYVSDHEGFSGILKERYSDFVVHEINKQGKVVHLDDLSIPAEAEDVPETEEQPKECDVLTDEQKKQLTELQLFTNKEDNVSIEVMDDTKEKRTLVHKAIKSQFPGLETKTEEKEGRKYIVAYHAAGKKALAAPRKHFWPKNRGSYCHFVLYKENKDTMDAINVLSKFLRTRPNMFSYMGTKDKRAITVQEIAVLKITAERLAHLNKCLMNLKLGNFSYKNHPLKLGELQGNHFTVVIRNISGSDEQVHQSMTSLKQTGFINYFGMQRFGTTAVPTQQVGRAILKNDWNQVVDLILKPRPGAEKGFLVRCREEWAKTQDPEAALKKLPNKRCVEGQLLRGLSMYGKKNIITAFGLIPRNNRLMYIHSYQSVVWNTMVSRRIEAFGLKAVEGDLVLEGTTARALSAEEAEKHSIHDIVMPLPGFDVIYPSHHVGKGYRELLAADGLDIDNMRHKVKDYSLAGAYRRVLIRPTDVSWKVIQYDDPKISLVHSDFEILENKPAPVFNSEGKYRALRMEFSLPPSTYATMAIREVLKLDTSIKKQTQLNTTWFN from the exons ATGTGGGAAAACGCTGCCGTGACTGCCACTCGGTTCCTTTCGAACGTCGTGAGACACAC ATCCCGTGTCTTTGCAAGGTGGAAAACAATAAGTGTGTCCGAGATCCAACCCCGCCTTTCGCCACGTCTCTACAAACA GTTGGCTTTGATGGCAGAATCAGAGCCCACTCCTCTCCCTGCCCAGGTCGGTGAGAAGAGAGGCTGtccagaggatgaagagcaAAATACACCATCCAAGAAGACGAAAGTTGAAGAAGATCACAAAAATGGTGGCCATCCGACCCGAGACGAAGAGGAAGGActtggaggtgaagaggagggcgatggggaggaggaggagggtgagacCTTTGCTGATATGATGAAGCACGGCCTCACTGAGCTGGATGTTGGCATCCTCAAATATGTCAGTGACCACGAGGGTTTCTCAGGAATCCTGAAAGAAAG ataTTCAGATTTTGTTGTGCACGAAATCAACAAACAAGGCAAGGTGGTGCATTTGGATGACCTCTCTATcccagcagaggctgag GATGTCCCAGAAACTGAAGAACAGCCCAAAGAATGTGATGTACTGACTGATGAGCAGAAAAAGCAGCTCACTGAACTGCAGCTATTCACTAATAAAGAGGACAACGTTTCCATTGAG GTGATGGATGATACAAAAGAAAAACGTACACTTGTCCACAAAGCCATCAAGTCTCAGTTTCCTGGACttgaaacaaagacagaagaaaaagagggaCGCAAGTATATTGTGGCATATCACGCTGCGGGGAAGAAGGCTTTGGCAG CTCCCCGGAAACACTTTTGGCCAAAAAACCGTGGCAGCTACTGCCACTTTGTCCTGTacaaggaaaacaaagacacaatgGATGCCATCAATGTCCTGTCCAAATTCCTCAG GACAAGACCCAACATGTTTTCCTACATGGGAACCAAGGACAAGAGGGCCATCACAGTGCAAGAGATTGCAGTGCTCAA GATCACCGCAGAGAGGCTGGCCCACCTCAATAAGTGCCTCATGAACCTCAAACTTGGAAACTTTAGCTACAAAAACCACCCTCTAAAGCTGGGGGAGCTGCAGGGAAACCACTTCACTGTCGTCATCAG GAACATCTCAGGGAGTGATGAGCAGGTCCACCAGTCCATGACGTCCCTCAAGCAGACCGGCTTCATCAACTACTTCGGGATGCAGCGCTTTGGCACCACGGCCGTTCCCACTCAGCAGGTTGGCag GGCTATTCTGAAAAACGACTGGAACCAGGTTGTAGATTTAATACTGAAGCCTCGACCTGGAg cagagaaagGCTTTCTGGTGCGCTGCAGGGAGGAGTGGGCGAAGACTCAGGATCCAGAGGCGGCGCTGAAGAAACTGCCGAACAAGCGCTGCGTGGAGGGACAGCTGCTGAGAGGCCTGTCGATGTACGGCAAGAAAAACATCATCACTGCCTTTGGCCTG ATTCCTCGTAACAACCGCTTGATGTACATCCACAGCTACCAGAGCGTGGTGTGGAACACCATGGTGAGCCGCAGAATCGAAGCCTTCGGCCTCAAGGCTGTGGAAGGAGACCTGGTGCTGGAAGGAA CCACAGCACGTGCGCtgtctgcagaggaagctgagAAACACTCCATCCACGACATCGTCATGCCACTTCCTGGATTTGACGTCATCTACCCCTCTCACCACG TTGGTAAAGGCTacagagagctgctggctgcagacggGCTGGACATCGACAACATGAGACACAAAGTGAAGGACTACTCCCTGGCTGGAGCGTACCGACGCGTTCTCATCAGGCCCACGGATGTCAGCTG GAAGGTGATCCAGTACGATGACCCCAAGATCTCTCTGGTCCACAGTGACTTTGAGATCCTGGAGAACAAACCAGCCCCGGTCTTCAACAGCG AGGGGAAGTATCGCGCTCTGCGGATGGAGTTCTCCCTGCCTCCGTCGACCTACGCCACCATGGCCATCAGGGAGGTCCTCAAGCTCGACACGAGCATCAAGAAGCAGACTCAGCTCAACACCACCTGGTTCAACTGA